In Hypomesus transpacificus isolate Combined female unplaced genomic scaffold, fHypTra1 scaffold_96, whole genome shotgun sequence, a genomic segment contains:
- the LOC124466361 gene encoding E3 ubiquitin-protein ligase Mdm2-like: protein MSPQVIFYLGQYIFQKKLYDQKQQHIVNLGGDPLGAVLGIDTFSVKEPLRFLSRLSQNLVPVLNPGGESTGHWRGRGPGSAKEEEEEGCVHGTTADLPASLLDPCFMCQSRPKNGCIVHGATIHLISCYRCARKLQRGNKQCPVCREPMEAVLLLIVS from the exons ATGTCCCCGCAGGTGATCTTCTACCTGGGCCAGTACATCTTTCAGAAAAAGCTGTACGACCAGAAGCAGCAGCACATTGTCAACTTAGGCGGTGATCCTCTGGGGGCCGTGCTGGGGATCGACACGTTCTCTGTGAAGGAGCCACT acGTTTCCTCTCCAGGCTGAGCCAAAATCTTGTTCCTGTGTTAAACCCAG GAGGGGAATCCACCGGTCAttggagaggaagggggccaGGTTCGgccaaagaggaagaggaggaagggtgcGTCCACGGCACCACT gccgACCTACCCGCCAGCTTACTGGACCCTTGCTTCATGTGTCAGAGCCGTCCCAAGAACGGATGCATCGTGCACGGGGCCACCATCCACCTCATTTCCTGCTATCGATGCGCTCGCAAGCTGCAGAGGGGCAACAAGCAGTGTCCAGTCTGCAGGGAGCCTATGGAGGCTGTGCTGCTCCTGATTGTCTCGTAG